GGCGCCTCGGGTGCCGTGGCAGGCGTTGTGGCCGCCTATCTTATGCTGCATCCCAAGGTCCGGGTCTGGGTTTTGGTGCTCGGCCGGATTCCACTGCCTTTGCCGGCGTTCATCCCGCTGCTGTTCTGGGTGCTGTTCCAGTTCTTCATGGTCGTAACCGATGTCGGCGGCGAGGTGTCCTGGGCCGCCCATGTTGGTGGCATTGTCGCAGGTGCGGTTCTGGTCCTGGTGTTTCGCCGCTCCGGCGTTCCATTGTTCGACAAGAGACTGGAGAGCCCCCGCGCGGTGATCCACAAGGACGACACCGGATCACGCCCGAAACCGGTCGCAACACCGGCGCCAAAAAAGTGGGGCCGCTAAACCTCGTAGATGAATTGACGCGTACGTAAACGTCAGTTATTTCGAAAAGTGAAATTTCAATCAGTTTCGACAATTGAAATTGGAGAAAAAACGCGTATCCATGTCGCCAATCAGCCAACCGGGCAGCACATGGAAAGGCAAAATCCGTTTCCATGGCTTGCAGTAGACCTCCGGGTCGCTCCGGGCAGGTCGGACAAAAAAGGTTCCGGGATAGCGGACCTAACAACGTGAGGAAGGCAAACCGATGAAAATTCTCGTGCCGGTCAAACGGGTTGTTGACTACAACGTCAAGATCCGCGTGAAGCCCGATGGCAGCGGCGTCGATCTCGCCAATGTTAAGATGTCGATGAACCCGTTCGATGAGATCGCGATCGAGGAAGCTCTGCGCCTCAAGGAAGCCGGCAAGGCAACCGAAGTGGTGGCGGTGTCGATCGGCGCTGCCAAATCCGAGGAAACCCTGCGCACGGCACTGGCCATGGGAGCCGACCGCGCGATCCTGGTCGAGGTCGAAGGCATTGTTGAGCCGCTGTCCGTGGCCAAGATCCTCAAGGGCATCGCCAGCGAGGAAAATCCTGATCTCATGATCCTTGGCAAGCAGGCGATCGATGACGATGCCAACCAGACCGGCCAGATGCTCTCCGCGCTTCTCGGCTGGAGCCAGGCGACCTTCGCCTCCAAGGTTGAAATCGGTGATGGGTCGGCTGACGTCACCCGTGAGGTCGATGGCGGCCTGCAGACGATTTCGGTGAAGCTGCCGGCAATTGTCACCACCGACCTGCGCCTCAACGAGCCACGCTACGCTTCATTGCCCAACATCATGAAGGCCAAGAAGAAGCCGCTCGACAAGAAAACTCCGGGCGATTACGGCGTCGATGTCGCACCCCGCCTCGAAGTCATCAAGACCGAAGAACCCGGCGGCCGCAAGGCTGGCGTCAAGGTCGGCTCGGTGAGTGAACTCGTCGACAAGCTCAAGAACGAAGCAGGCGTGCTGTAAGCGCGGGAAAGGAAAACTTAGAATGGCCATTCTCATTGTAGCAGAACACGACCACGCTTCGCTGTCCGACCAGACAGCCAAGGCGCTCAGTGCAGCCAAGGAAATCGGCGGCGACATTCACATTCTCGTTGCCGGCAAGGATGCCAAGGCTGCCGCCGATTCGGCAGCCAAGCTCGACGGTGTTGCCAAGGTGCTTCATGCCGAAGGCGGCGAATATGCCAACCGGCTTGCCGAGCCGCTGGCCGACCTCATCGTATCCATTGCCGGCGATTACGACACCCTGATGGCGCCAGCAACAACATCAGGCAAGAACGTCATGCCGCGCGTCGCTGCGCTGCTTGATGTAATGCAGATCTCCGACATCATCGAGGTGATTTCAGCCGACACGTTCAAGCGGCCGATCTATGCCGGCAACGCCTTGCAGACCGTGCGCTCGACCGACGCCAAGCGCGTCATCACAGTGCGCACAGCTTCCTTCTCCGCCGCTGGCGAAGGTGGATCGGCGAGCGTCGAAACGATTGCCTCCGCCGGCGACAAGGGTCTGTCATCATTCGTCAAGGATGCGATTGCCGAGAGCGACCGCCCGGAACTGACATCGGCAAAGGTCATCATTTCAGGTGGCCGTGCGCTCGGTTCGTCAGAAAAGTTCCAGGAAGTCATCCTGCCGGTCGCCGACAAGCTCGGCGCCGCCGTTGGCGCTTCCCGTGCGGCGGTGGATGCGGGTTACGCTCCCAATGACTGGCAGGTCGGACAGACCGGCAAGGTCGTGGCCCCCGATCTCTACATCGCCTGCGGCATTTCAGGTGCGATCCAGCATCTTGCCGGTATGAAGGATTCGAAGGTCATCGTCGCGATCAACAAGGATGAGGAAGCTCCGATCTTCCAGGTCGCCGACTATGGTCTTGTTGCCGACCTTTTCGAAGCTCTCCCCGAGCTTGAAAAGGCGCTGTGACAAGGCAAAATGCTTTGCTGAGATCAATGGCCGGGCTGGACGTCTCCATCCCGGCCATTTAGTGTCCGCTCACCGGGTGTTCTTGAACCATAAGGCGCCGGTTAACAGCTCGAAAATCAGTCAGGCGGAATCCATGGGCAACCAGATCAAAAGTGTCGGCATTGTTGGCGCGGGCCAGATGGGCGGGGGTATCGCGCATGTCTGCGCGATGGCGGGCTATGATGTTCACATTCACGACGTCTCCGCCGACGGCCTGCAATCCATGCTCGCCACCATCAGCGGAAACCTTGCGCGTCAGGTCGCCTCTGGGAAAACCACGGAATCCGACCGGGAAGCCGCACTTGCTCGCATAGCGCTCGCACCCCAGATCGAGGGCCTGGCTGCCATGGATCTGGTCATCGAGGCCGCAACAGAGGACGAAACCGTCAAGCGCAAGATCTATCAGCAGATCTGCCCGATCCTGAACCCGGAAGCGATACTCGCCACCAACACCTCTTCGCTGTCGATCACCCGGCTTGCCTCGACGACAGATCGGCCCGAGCGTTTCATTGGCATCCATTTCATGAACCCCGTCCCGGTTATGAAACTGGTCGAACTGGTGCGCGGAATCGCCACCGAGGACCAGACCTTTCAGAGCGCCCGCAGTTTCATCGAGACGCTCGACAAGACCATCACCGTGGCCGAAGATTTTCCCGCCTTCATCGTCAACCGGATCCTGTTGCCGATGATCAACGAGGCAATCTACACGCTTTACGAGGGCGTTGGCTCGGTCGAGGCAATCGACACTGCGATGAAACTTGGCGCCAACCACCCCATGGGGCCGCTGCAACTGGCCGATTTCATCGGCCTCGACACCTGCCTTTCGATCATGCAGGTGCTGCATGATGGCCTGTCGGATTCGAAGTACCGGCCCTGCCCGCTGCTGGTCAAATATGTCGAGGCCGGTTGGCTTGGACGCAAGTCCGGCCGCGGCTTTTATGACTATCGCGGCGATACCCCTGTCCCGACCCGCTGACGCGGCATGAAGGCCAAGACACTACGCCGGGGATGAACCTTTGGCCGCCATTCCTGTTTAGTGGCATCGAGATCGGCCACATCAGCGATGATTTCCGCGCGATCGATGTCGAGTTGCGCGAACGATTTTACAACAGAAATTATGTCGGTTGCCATTTCGGCGGTTCGCTCTTTGCCATGACCGCCCGTTCTGGATGATGATGGTGATGCGTAATCGCGACCGGAGCTACACGGTCTGGGACAAATCAGCCGAAGTCGAGTTCCTCAAGCCAGGCCGCAGCACCGTGTCCGCCCATTTTCGCCTTACCGGGGAAATGCTCGATGAGATCCGCTCCAACACCACAGCCGATGGATCAAAATACCTGCCGCGCTACCATGTCGACATCACCGATGCTGAGGATCAGACGGTGGCACGGGTGTTCAAAACGCTGCATATTCGCCGCAAACCAGACACCCGAAGCCGGATCGGTGGCTGACGAGGCGCTCCAGGAAACAACATTCCCTGGGAGTTTCGCCTCTGACATAAATCGCCAAACTTCATTTATATAAAACATATTGAATATTTAATATCGATGTCCTATATTGTTCCTATGTGACCTCTTAGGCTGACGCCCAACATCAGGGGTCGAACCGGAAAAGGAATTCGAAATGGCGCTTGATCGTGTAATCCTTGCCTTTGCAGGCTTTATGGTGCTGCTCTCTGTGGCACTGGGTGTCTATGTTTCGCCTTACTGGCATTTGCTGACCGTTTTCGTCGGCCTGAACCTGATCCAGTCGGCGTTCACCGGCTTTTGTCCGGCAGCCATCATCTTCAAGAAAATTGGCGTGAAGCCTGGCAACGCCTTCAACTGACCGCCAATACCCTGTCAGCATCACGACAGCGGCGCCGTAGCACATGCGGCGTCGCTTTTTGCTGCTTTCAGATCGCTTTCAATCCGCTCACAAGCGCCTTGGCATCATCGCTGGCCCATTCCGCCGGGCCGTTCATGGCACCCAGCAGGCAGCCATCGCGACCCACCATCAGCGTCACGGGCAGACCGAAGGCAAGGCCTTCCTTCTTCAGCGTATTGAAAACACCAATTGTGGCGTCCCGGTAGAGCCCGAGATTGGACACGCCGATCTCGTCAAGAAACGCCTTGGGCTTGGTGTCATCTCCGGCGTCGATGTTGATGGCCAGCACCTTGAAGCCGTCATCTCCGAGTTCGTTTTGCAATTCTGCCAGTGCAGGCATCTCCTCACGGCAGGGCGCACACCAGGTGGCCCAGAGATTGATCAGCAGCGCCTGGCCGTCAAAATCCTTCAATCCGATTTCAGCACCACCAGCATCCGTGAACGAAAGCACCGGCAACTGTGCGGGCGTTTGCCGAACCGCCATGGCTGCAACCTCACCCCGTGCCAGAGGCTTGAGAGCGGCAAGTGCCGCCTCATCGGCCTGACACCCCTGTGAAGACAGCGCCGCCACACTTTCACGCGCGGGCGCATTGCCAGAGGAGGATGATTTCCCGTATATGCCCACAGCCCCGACCGCGGCCCCCATCACAATGGCGATTGCGACCAGGGTGCCGGTGGACAGACGGTTTCGCGATTGGCTCATGACAAACTCCAGGACAGGTTCTCATGTCGACAGATAAGGACAAACAGGCGTCAAACCAGATGTGGGGTGGACGTTTTGCCTCCGGACCGGACGCCATCATGGAAGAAATCAACGCCAGCATCGATTTCGACCGCAAGCTCTACGCCCAGGACATTGCCGGATCTCTGGCACATGCGGCAATGCTTGCCAAGACTGGCATAATTTCCAGTGACGATTGCGACAAGATTACTCACGGTCTGAACACAATCCTGTCAGAGATCGAAGAGGGCCGCTTCACCTTCTCGCGTCAGCTTGAAGACATCCACATGAACATCGAATCGCGTCTGGCCGAACTGATCGGCCCAACGGCAGGCCGGCTGCACACCGCCCGCTCGCGCAACGATCAGGTGGCGCTCGACTTCCGCCTTTGGGTCAAGCAGGAGCTCATCCGGACCGACGCAGCCCTGACCGCATTGATTGCCGCATTCCTCGACAAGGCCGAAATCCACGCGGAAACAGTAATGCCGGGTTTCACCCATTTGCAGACCGCTCAGCCGGTGACCTTTGGCCATCACTGCATGGCCTATGTCGAGATGTTCGGCCGTGACCGCTCGCGGGTTCGCGATTGCATTGAACGGCTCAACGAGTGTCCTCTTGGCGCCGCAGCACTTGCCGGCACCGGTTACGCCATCGATCGCGACCAGACCGCCAAGGCGCTCGGGTTTCGCGAACCCACGCGCAATTCCATCGACACCGTGTCGGACCGCGATTTTGCTCTCGAGTTTCTCTCACTCGCCTCCATCTGCGCCACCCACATGTCGCGGCTGGCCGAGGAGATCGTCATCTGGTCGACACCGCAATTCGGTTTCGTGCGGCTTTCCGACGCCTTTTCCACCGGCTCATCGATCATGCCGCAGAAGAAGAATCCCGATGCCGCCGAACTGGTGCGCGCCAAGACGGGCCGCATCAACGGCTCGCTTATCGGCCTTCTCACTGTCATGAAGGGCCTGCCGCTGGCCTATTCCAAGGACATGCAGGAAGACAAGGAGCAAGTCTTCGACGCGGCATCCAGCCTCGAGCTGTCGATCGCAGCCATGACCGGCATGGTGCGCGACATGGAAATCCGCGAAGACAACATGCGCAAGGCTGCCGGAGCCGGTTACTCCACGGCCACCGACCTTGCCGATTGGCTGGTGCGCGAGGTGGGCCTGCCATTCCGCGAAGCCCACCATGTGACAGGGCGCGCGGTGGCGCTGGCCGAAAGCCGCAGCGCCGACTTGGGGGACCTTTCACTTGCGGATCTTCAGGCGATCAACCCGGCGATCACAGACGCGGTGTTTTCGGTGCTGACCGTCGATGCATCGGTGCGAAGCCGCAAGAGCTTTGGCGGCACCGCACCAGATGGTGTACGCACCCAGATCGCATATTGGCGGCAGAAGCTTTGACCACACGGTAACTGCAGGGGTGCATATCCCGCCGAAAACAGGTAAGAAAACCATCGCGCGGAACACCCGCAAGGATCTGGCAAGGAACACACAATGACGAGCGGTGCTCTGATAAAATCATTTTGCGTGGCGGCGGCGCTGGTCGTGGGTCTTTCAGGCTGCGGCCGCAAGGGCGATCTTGAGCGTCCGGGCGTGTCAAGCAGTCCCGTAACCGATCCCGCCAAGACCCAGGCTACTCCGGCCAAGGAGCGCAGCTTCATCCTCGACGGACTACTGGATTAGGATCCCCTGCCGTGAACCATTTTGAGTACCGTGAAGGCGTTCTTTACGCCGAAGGCGTCAGCGTGCCCGATATCGCGGCTGAGGTCGGCACCCCATTTTACTGCTATTCGACGGCAACTCTGACCCGTCACTACCAGGTCTTCGCCGGGGCATTTTCCGACATTGATTCGATGGTCTGCTATGCCATGAAGGCGAACTCCAATCAGGCGGTGCTCAAGACGCTCGCCAAATTGGGGTCAGGCGTCGATGTGGTTTCCGAGGGTGAACTGCGCCGCGCACTGGCGGCAGGTATCCCTGCGTCGAGGATCATGTTTTCGGGTGTCGGCAAGACCATCCGTGAAATGGACGCAGCACTGGCCGCCGATATCTACTGCTTCAACATCGAATCCGAACCGGAACTCGAGGTGCTCAACGCACGGGCGCTGGCAATCGGCAAGGTCGCGCCGATCTCCTTTCGCATCAATCCCGATGTCGATGCAAAGACCCACGCCAAGATTTCGACCGGCAAGAAGGAAGACAAGTTCGGCATATCCTGGCAGCGTGCCCGCGACGTTTACCGTCATGCGGCAACCCTGCCAGGCGTCAAGGTCACCGGCATCGATATGCATATCGGCAGCCAGATCACCGAACTCCAGCCCTTCGATGACGCGCTCAAGCTGATGATCGAGC
The DNA window shown above is from Hoeflea phototrophica DFL-43 and carries:
- a CDS encoding electron transfer flavoprotein subunit beta/FixA family protein; protein product: MKILVPVKRVVDYNVKIRVKPDGSGVDLANVKMSMNPFDEIAIEEALRLKEAGKATEVVAVSIGAAKSEETLRTALAMGADRAILVEVEGIVEPLSVAKILKGIASEENPDLMILGKQAIDDDANQTGQMLSALLGWSQATFASKVEIGDGSADVTREVDGGLQTISVKLPAIVTTDLRLNEPRYASLPNIMKAKKKPLDKKTPGDYGVDVAPRLEVIKTEEPGGRKAGVKVGSVSELVDKLKNEAGVL
- a CDS encoding electron transfer flavoprotein subunit alpha/FixB family protein, yielding MAILIVAEHDHASLSDQTAKALSAAKEIGGDIHILVAGKDAKAAADSAAKLDGVAKVLHAEGGEYANRLAEPLADLIVSIAGDYDTLMAPATTSGKNVMPRVAALLDVMQISDIIEVISADTFKRPIYAGNALQTVRSTDAKRVITVRTASFSAAGEGGSASVETIASAGDKGLSSFVKDAIAESDRPELTSAKVIISGGRALGSSEKFQEVILPVADKLGAAVGASRAAVDAGYAPNDWQVGQTGKVVAPDLYIACGISGAIQHLAGMKDSKVIVAINKDEEAPIFQVADYGLVADLFEALPELEKAL
- a CDS encoding 3-hydroxybutyryl-CoA dehydrogenase, with product MGNQIKSVGIVGAGQMGGGIAHVCAMAGYDVHIHDVSADGLQSMLATISGNLARQVASGKTTESDREAALARIALAPQIEGLAAMDLVIEAATEDETVKRKIYQQICPILNPEAILATNTSSLSITRLASTTDRPERFIGIHFMNPVPVMKLVELVRGIATEDQTFQSARSFIETLDKTITVAEDFPAFIVNRILLPMINEAIYTLYEGVGSVEAIDTAMKLGANHPMGPLQLADFIGLDTCLSIMQVLHDGLSDSKYRPCPLLVKYVEAGWLGRKSGRGFYDYRGDTPVPTR
- a CDS encoding DUF4442 domain-containing protein; the protein is MRNRDRSYTVWDKSAEVEFLKPGRSTVSAHFRLTGEMLDEIRSNTTADGSKYLPRYHVDITDAEDQTVARVFKTLHIRRKPDTRSRIGG
- a CDS encoding YgaP family membrane protein gives rise to the protein MALDRVILAFAGFMVLLSVALGVYVSPYWHLLTVFVGLNLIQSAFTGFCPAAIIFKKIGVKPGNAFN
- the tlpA gene encoding thiol:disulfide interchange protein TlpA; this encodes MSQSRNRLSTGTLVAIAIVMGAAVGAVGIYGKSSSSGNAPARESVAALSSQGCQADEAALAALKPLARGEVAAMAVRQTPAQLPVLSFTDAGGAEIGLKDFDGQALLINLWATWCAPCREEMPALAELQNELGDDGFKVLAINIDAGDDTKPKAFLDEIGVSNLGLYRDATIGVFNTLKKEGLAFGLPVTLMVGRDGCLLGAMNGPAEWASDDAKALVSGLKAI
- the argH gene encoding argininosuccinate lyase; amino-acid sequence: MSTDKDKQASNQMWGGRFASGPDAIMEEINASIDFDRKLYAQDIAGSLAHAAMLAKTGIISSDDCDKITHGLNTILSEIEEGRFTFSRQLEDIHMNIESRLAELIGPTAGRLHTARSRNDQVALDFRLWVKQELIRTDAALTALIAAFLDKAEIHAETVMPGFTHLQTAQPVTFGHHCMAYVEMFGRDRSRVRDCIERLNECPLGAAALAGTGYAIDRDQTAKALGFREPTRNSIDTVSDRDFALEFLSLASICATHMSRLAEEIVIWSTPQFGFVRLSDAFSTGSSIMPQKKNPDAAELVRAKTGRINGSLIGLLTVMKGLPLAYSKDMQEDKEQVFDAASSLELSIAAMTGMVRDMEIREDNMRKAAGAGYSTATDLADWLVREVGLPFREAHHVTGRAVALAESRSADLGDLSLADLQAINPAITDAVFSVLTVDASVRSRKSFGGTAPDGVRTQIAYWRQKL
- the lptM gene encoding LPS translocon maturation chaperone LptM, with the protein product MTSGALIKSFCVAAALVVGLSGCGRKGDLERPGVSSSPVTDPAKTQATPAKERSFILDGLLD
- the lysA gene encoding diaminopimelate decarboxylase, translated to MNHFEYREGVLYAEGVSVPDIAAEVGTPFYCYSTATLTRHYQVFAGAFSDIDSMVCYAMKANSNQAVLKTLAKLGSGVDVVSEGELRRALAAGIPASRIMFSGVGKTIREMDAALAADIYCFNIESEPELEVLNARALAIGKVAPISFRINPDVDAKTHAKISTGKKEDKFGISWQRARDVYRHAATLPGVKVTGIDMHIGSQITELQPFDDALKLMIELIGVLRSDGHIIDHFDIGGGLGVPYRDDNTPPPDPDAYGKMVKARLGDLGCKVILEPGRLIVANAGVLVTEVVYVKDGGDKTFVIVDAAMNDLIRPTLYDAWHEVRAVRLSAASAPRIRADIVGPVCESGDYLAKDREMAAVKAGDLLAVGSAGAYGAVQAGTYNTRPLIPEVLVKDDAFHVVRKRPSYEELIALDDIPAWLD